TCGCGGTGCGCGCGGTAGTCTTCGGCATCCACCACGAAGGGGAGCTTTGCGCCGTTGAGCCGTCCGGCATAGATTTCCACCAGCGTCTGCAACGCTTCCAATGTTTCGCCGTTTCTGCCGGTCAGCGCGCCGCCCCCCGCGCCGGTGATATTCAGGACGATTTGCCCTTCGCCGGGGGCGATGTCCACCGCCGCGTTTTTAATGTTCATTTTCGCCACGATATCTTCGAGGAAGGCGCGCATTTTTTCCGGTATGTCGCCCAGTCCGGCCATGTCCACGGGATTTGCCGGGGGTGTCCTCCGCGCGGCCGCGCCTGCTTTGGCGCGGTGTTTGACGGCCGGCTCCGCGAACGATTCATGCATAAGGCGTCCGCGGACCTTTGCCACCGTGCCGCCCAGGCCGAAGAGTTTTTTCGCGTCGCCCAGGTCTTCTATTTCAACTTCGCTTCTGTCGGCCCCCATGCTTTTCAGCAGGGCGGCGACCGCCTCTTCGTACGATTTTCCTTCAGCCGTCGTCCATTCCATTTTTTTAGCCCTCTTTCTTCTGTAACCGGATCATGTATTGCTGGAGGATCGAGAGCAGGTTGTTCACCAGCCAGTAG
This region of Nitrospinota bacterium genomic DNA includes:
- a CDS encoding KH domain-containing protein is translated as MEWTTAEGKSYEEAVAALLKSMGADRSEVEIEDLGDAKKLFGLGGTVAKVRGRLMHESFAEPAVKHRAKAGAAARRTPPANPVDMAGLGDIPEKMRAFLEDIVAKMNIKNAAVDIAPGEGQIVLNITGAGGGALTGRNGETLEALQTLVEIYAGRLNGAKLPFVVDAEDYRAHREEKLRALAEKSAEKAITTGRKVFLGPMKPSERKTIHAFLQDDTRVKTHSQGTGDNRQVVIYPEK